GACGATACGTACCAGCATGATCGCGAACAGCGTGATGCCAATGCTCTTGTGCAGGTCCGGCGCATCTTTGCGCCAGGCGCTGTAGTAGTCGAGGCCGACCATCCACAAGCCCAGGGCGAATAAACCGAACACAACCAGGGCTACGCCCCAGTGCAAAACCATGCTGACCCAACCATAGCGGGCCGGCGAATTGCGTAGCTGCATGTACTTAATCCCGTAAGAACTGTGCCCAAGACTAGCGTTTTACCTATCGAATTAAAGCGGAAAATTTCGCTTTGAAATATCGAGAAATACGATGAAGAGGCTAGGTATCATAAATTAACAAGGGATTAAGACTATTCCCAAGAAACGCGACAGACCGTCCTGCATTTACCGCCAATTGCCCCACAATGGCTTGTGACACTCGCCACCATTGCATAGGCTTGCGCGATTGTTTCGCCTGCGCGCGCCGCAGGACCGCTTCGAGGAGATCACCGATGGGCTTGAACAACCAGTGGATGCAACGCGACCTCGCGGTGCTGTGGCATCCCTGCACCCAGATGAAAGACCACCAGCAACTGCCGCTGATTCCGATCAAGCGCGGTGAAGGCGTATGGCTGGAAGACTTCGAAGGCAAACGCTACCTCGACGCCGTCAGCTCCTGGTGGGTCAACGTGTTCGGCCACGCCAACCCGCGCATCAACCAGCGCATCAAGGACCAGGTCGATCAGTTGGAGCATGTGATCCTCGCCGGTTTCAGCCACCAGCCAGTGATCGAGTTGTCCGAGCGCCTCGTGCAGATGACGCCTGAAGGCCTGACGCGCTGCTTCTACGCCGATAACGGTTCATCCTGTATCGAAGTCGCATTGAAGATGAGCTTTCACTACTGGCTCAACCGTGGCCTGCCGAACAAGAAGCGCTTCGTCACCCTGACCAACAGCTACCACGGCGAAACCATCGCCGCGATGTCGGTAGGCGACGTGCCGTTGTTTACCGAGACCTACAAGGCGCTGCTGCTCGACACCATCAAAGTGCCAAGCCCCGATTGCTACCTGCGCCCCGACGGCATGAGCTGGGAAGAACACTCGCGCAACATGTTCCTGGCCATGGAACAGACCCTGGCTGACCACCACGATACCGTTGCCGCAGTGATTGTCGAGCCACTGATCCAGGGCGCCGGCGGCATGAGGATGTACCACCCGGTGTACCTCAAGCTGCTGCGCGAGGCCTGCGACCGCTACAGCGTGCACTTGATCCACGACGAAATCGCCGTGGGCTTCGGCCGCACCGGCAGCATGTTCGCCTGTGAACAGGCCGGCATCCGCCCGGACTTCCTGTGCCTGTCCAAGGCCCTCACCGGCGGCTACTTGCCGCTGGCCGCCGTGGTCACCACCGAAGATGTCTACAGTGCCTTCTACGACGACTACCCTACCCTTCGCGCCTTCCTGCACTCCCACAGCTACACCGGCAACCCGCTGGCGTGCGCGGCAGCCTTGGCGACGCTGGATATCTTTGAAGAAGACAACGTGATCGAAAACAACAAGGCCCTGGCCCAGCGCATGGCGACCGCCACCGCGCACCTGGTGGACCATCCTCACGTTGCGGAAGTGCGCCAGACGGGCATGGTGCTGGCGATCGAGATGGTGCAGGACAAAGCCACCAAGGCCGCCTACCCGTGGCAGGAACGCCGTGGCTTGAAGGTATTCGAACACGCACTGGAGCGCGGCGCGCTGTTGCGGCCACTGGGCAGCGTGGTGTATTTCCTGCCGCCCTATGTGATTACACCGGAGCAGATCGACTTCCTGGCCGAAGTGGCCAGCGAGGGGATTGATATCGCCACTAACAGCAACGTCAGTGTGGCGGTGCCGAAAGATTTTCACCCAGGCTTTCGTGACCCGGGTTGATACCAACCCCTGTAAGAACCGACTTGCCACAGCAAGCTCGCTCCTGCATACACCTCTTCAGAGAACAGAAATGAGACTGTCCCGCTTTTTCACCGACACCCCGCTGAGCCTCGGCGATCACGAACTTCCCGAAGCCCAGGCGCACTACATCAGCCGTGTGTTGCGCATGGGTGAAGGCGATGCCGTGCAGCTGTTCGACGGCTCTGGCCAGGAGTTTAGTGGCACGCTGCTGGAAGTCGGTAAAAAACGCGTCACCGTGCAACTGACGCGAAGCTTTGCCGGCCAAGATGAATCGCCGCTGCACATCCACCTCGGCCAGGGCCTGTCCCGGGGTGAGCGCATGGATTGGGCGATCCAGAAAGCCACTGAACTGGGCGTCAATGCGATCACACCGATCTTCAGCGAGCGCTGCGAAGTGCGCCTCAAGGATGAGCGCGCCGACAAACGCCTGCTGCACTGGCGTCAGGTTGCCATCAGCGCGTGCGAGC
This genomic stretch from Pseudomonas synxantha BG33R harbors:
- a CDS encoding 16S rRNA (uracil(1498)-N(3))-methyltransferase, whose translation is MRLSRFFTDTPLSLGDHELPEAQAHYISRVLRMGEGDAVQLFDGSGQEFSGTLLEVGKKRVTVQLTRSFAGQDESPLHIHLGQGLSRGERMDWAIQKATELGVNAITPIFSERCEVRLKDERADKRLLHWRQVAISACEQCGRSTVPVIHAPVLLADWLKQTEADLKLVLHPVAEPMISHAKPSSLAFLIGPEGGLTDGEVDTAQGAGFHAARLGPRVLRTETAPVVALSVAQQLWGDF
- a CDS encoding adenosylmethionine--8-amino-7-oxononanoate transaminase, with product MGLNNQWMQRDLAVLWHPCTQMKDHQQLPLIPIKRGEGVWLEDFEGKRYLDAVSSWWVNVFGHANPRINQRIKDQVDQLEHVILAGFSHQPVIELSERLVQMTPEGLTRCFYADNGSSCIEVALKMSFHYWLNRGLPNKKRFVTLTNSYHGETIAAMSVGDVPLFTETYKALLLDTIKVPSPDCYLRPDGMSWEEHSRNMFLAMEQTLADHHDTVAAVIVEPLIQGAGGMRMYHPVYLKLLREACDRYSVHLIHDEIAVGFGRTGSMFACEQAGIRPDFLCLSKALTGGYLPLAAVVTTEDVYSAFYDDYPTLRAFLHSHSYTGNPLACAAALATLDIFEEDNVIENNKALAQRMATATAHLVDHPHVAEVRQTGMVLAIEMVQDKATKAAYPWQERRGLKVFEHALERGALLRPLGSVVYFLPPYVITPEQIDFLAEVASEGIDIATNSNVSVAVPKDFHPGFRDPG